A segment of the Bradyrhizobium sp. CCBAU 53340 genome:
CCATCATCGACGAACGCGAACCGCAGCCACCGCGCCGCATGGGCCGGATCGAGGCGGTGGCGCGTACGCCGATCATGGGGTTTCGCGAGGACATCTCGATCAGGGTCGTGCCTGATGGCGACGATTCCCGCGTCGATATCCGCTCGGCCTCCCGCTATTTCGACAGCGACCTCGGCAGCAATGCCGCGCGCGTGACGAAATTCACCGACGATCTCAACACCGCAGCCGATGCCGATGCGTTGAAGCCGGCGAAGAAGACCCCGGTGGCGCCGCCGCCCAAGGCGCCGGCGAAGACCGTGAAGAAGTGACGGCGAGCTAGACGTTCGCCATCCGGTAGGTCCCGCCAATCACGGGATCGCCATCCGTCGCGACAATTCCGCGCGCGACGAGATCTTCCAGATGCGCCAGCACGGAATAGCCGGCGGCCGTGGTCAGCCTGGGATCGATACCGATATAGATCGCGCGGACCATGGTCGGGATGTCGGCCTCGCCCTTGGCGAGGCGGTGCAGGATCGACGCCTCGCGCGCCTTGCGGTGGCGGACCAGGAAGCGCACGAAGCGCTGGCCCTCAGGAATCTCAGGTCCGTGGCCGGAGAAATACAGATCCTCCTCCCGCGCAGCGAGCCGGTCGAGCGAGTCCATATAGTCGATCATGGAGCCGTCGGGTGGCGCTACGATCGAGGTCGACCACCCCATCACGTGGTCGCCGACGAAATTGAACTTCCGCTCGGGCCAGGCGAAGGCGAGATGATTGGCGGTGTGGCCAGGCGTCGCCACGGCCTCCAGCCGCCAGCCGTCGCCTTCGACGACGTCGCCATCGGCGATCCTGATATCGGGCGTGAAGTCACGGTCGGAGCCGGATTCCGGATTGTGCTTCTCGCTCTCGAAGCGCGGGCGCGAGGCGCGGTGCGGGCCCTCGGCATAGACAGGCGCGCCGGTTGCCTGCTTGATCCGCGCCGTGTTGGGCGAGTGGTCGCGGTGGGTGTGGGTGACGAAGATGTGGCTCACCGTCTCGCCCCTGACAGCGTCGAGCAGCGCGGCCGCATGGGCCTCATCATCAGGACCTGGATCGATGATCGCGACATTGCCGGTGCCGACGATGTAGCTGACCGTGCCGGTGAAGGTGAACGGGCTCGGATTGTTACAGAGCACCCGCCGCACGCCGGGGCGGACTTGTTCGACGACGCCGGCCTTCAGCGGAAAGTTGCGGTTGAACGGGACGTCGTCGTTGTCGGACATGAGACTTCCTATGCGTACCGCTCCGCCCTTCGTCATACCCCGCGAAAGCGGGGTATCCAGTACGCCGCAGCGGTCGATACGAAGGCGAGGTCTCTGGGATGCTGGATCGTCCGCTTTCGCGGACGATGACAGCGGAGCATATCAACCACGTCGGCATTCCGGCGCGCTCAGAAAAACGCCTGAATGCCAGTGATCGCGCGCCCGAGGATCAGGGCGTGGACGTCGTGGGTGCCCTCGTAGGTGTTGACCGTCTCGAGGTTATGGACGTGGCGCATCACGTGGAATTCGGCCGAGATGCCGTTGCCGCCGTGCATGTCGCGGGCAACGCGGGCGATGTCGAGCGCCTTGCCGCAATTGTTGCGCTTCATGATCGAGATCATCTCGGGCGCGAACTTGCCCTCGTCCATCAGGCGGCCGACGCGCAATGAGCCCTGCAGGCCGAGCGCGATCTCGGTTTCCATGTCGGCGAGCTTCTTCTGCACCAGCTGGGTCGCGGCGAGCGGCTTGCCGAACTGCTTGCGGTCGAGCGTGTACTGGCGGGCGCGATGCATGCAGTCCTCGGCGGCGCCGAGCGCGCCCCAGGAGATGCCGTAGCGGGCGCGGTTGAGGCAGCCGAACGGGCCCTTGAGGCCGGAGACGTTGGGCAGCAGCGCGCTCTCGGGGACCACGACGCCGTCCATCACGACCTCGCCGGTGATGGAGGCACGAAGCGAGAGCTTGCTGCCGATCTTCGGCGCGGAGAGGCCCTTCATGCCCTTCTCCAGCACGAAGCCGCGGATCTGGTTGTCGTGCTCGGCCGACTTGGCCCAGATCACGAACACGTCGGCGATCGGCGCGTTCGAGATCCACATCTTGCTGCCGGTCAGGCGATAGCCGTCCGAGACCTTCTCGGCGCGGGTCTTCATGCCGGCCGGGTCGGAGCCGGCGTCGGGCTCGGTCAGGCCGAAGCAGCCGACCCACTCGCCGCTGGCGAGCTTCGGCAGATACTTCTTGCGCTGGTTCTCGTCGCCATAGGCGTAGATCGGATACATCACCAGCGAGGACTGCACCGAGTTCATCGAGCGATAGCCCGAGTCCACCCGCTCGATCTCGCGCGCGACTAGGCCGTAAGCCACGTAGCTTGCGTTGGCGCAGCCATATTCCTCGGGGAGCGTGATGCCGATCAGGCCGAGCTCGCCCATCTCGTTGAAGATCTCGCGGTCGGTCTTCTCTTCCAGATAGGCCTTGGTGACGCGCGGCAGCAGCTTGTCCTGGGCGTAGGCGCGCGCCGTGTCGCGCACCATGCGCTCGTCTTCGGTGAGCTGCTCGTCGAGCAGGAACGGATCGTCCCACTGGAAGGAAGCCGCAGCCGGCTTGTCCTTGGTCTGAGGGCGCACGCTCATGAAACGTCCTTTCGGGTCTGGTTCCGTCTAAAAATTGCCGGACAAATTAATGCGCCGCGGCAACAAGTGCAAATGCATCCTGGTTCGGTCATTCCGCGGCGCGCAAAGCGCGAACCCGGAGCGACACGCCGTCTCAGCTTTCAAGCTGCTCGTTGGCGACGATCTCGATGCCGAAGCCCGACAGGCCCTTGTAGTCGTGCACCGAGGAGGTGAGATGGCGGATCGAGGTGACGCCGAGATCGCGCAGGATCTGCGCGCCGACACCGACCTCGCGCCACTGGCGGTTGCGGTCGGCTTCCGTCGCCGTCTCATCCGGCAACGGCGAGACGGGAACGCCGGCGGCGCCATCGCGCAAATACACCAGCACGCCGCGGCCCGACTTCTTGAAGTGCTCGAGCACGGCCGCCATGCGCTTGTGGCCCGTAAAGGTGTCCTTGACGATGTTCGGCTTGTGAAAGCGCGTCAGCACGTTCTTGCCGTCGCCGACGCCATTATAGACGAAGGCGACGTGGGCGATGGAATCGAACGGCGAGCGGTAGGCATAGCCCTGAAGCGGCCCGATCGGGCTATCGGTCGTAAAGGTCGAGACCCGCTCGATCAGTTTCTCGCGCGCCTGACGATAGGCGATCATGTCGGCGATGGTGACGTGCTTCAGCTTGTGCCTGGCGGCGAACTGGGCGACCTGCTCGCCCTTCATCACGCTGCCGTCGTCGTTCATCAATTCGCTGATGACGCCGACCGGCGGAAGCCCTGAGAGCTTGCAGAGATCGACCGCGGCCTCGGTATGGCCGGAGCGCAAGAGCACGCCGCCATCCTTGGCGATCAGCGGGAAGATGTGGCCGGGGCGGGCGAAGTCGTTGGCGCCGGCATTGGGATTGGACAGCGCGCGGCAGCAGGAGGCGCGTTCCTCGGCCGAGATGCCGGTGCCCCCGTCGGGCTTGTAGTCGATCGAGACCGTGAATGCCGTGGTGTGGGCGGAATCGTTGTGGGCGACCATCGGATCGAGCCGCAGCCGGCGCGCATCCTCGGTGGTGATGGGCGCGCAGACGATGCCGGAGGTGTGGCGGATGATGAAGGCCATCTTTTCCGCCGTGCAGAATGAGGCGGCGACGATCAGATCGCCCTCGCCCTCGCGGTCCTCGTCGTCGGTCACGACGACGAGCTCGCCCTTGGCAAAGGCCTGCAAAACTTCCTGGACGGTATCGGGCATGTCCCAATCTCTTGATGGTGTGGGCGGGAGGCTTAGCCGGACTCCGATCCGTGCGCTAGTGCCCTGGCCGCAACCGCATATGCCGTCCGGACCGGCCCTAGACCCTGTACCGCGGATACCAGCCATATAGGCGCGGCCGGGGCGCGCGGAAGGTGTCCGAGCCTTCCCCTGGCCCAGACCCGCCCCGCGCCGAATGGAGCTGTGCAATCCCCGGCAATAGGGTAGTCAGGACCATGGCTGCCGGACAAATGACGCGAAGGGTGAAACGGACAATGCACCAGATGAGATTCCTCGCTCTCCTCGCGGGCCTCCTGTGCCCGCTTGTCCTGGTCATGCCGGCGCGCGCACAGGGCAAGGTCGATATCGAACAGATCTCCGCCGGCTCGCTCACGGCCATGCCGAAGGACGAGCTCGCGGTCTCCGGCGGCTTCTACGTGCCGGCCTATTCCAGCGTCGCGATGAGCCAGGGCAAGCTGCGGGTCGATTTTTCGGTGACCCTGAGCGTCCACAACGCCTCGGAGACGCAAGCACTGGTGATCAGGCGCATCGCCTATTTCGACACCGCCGGCAAGCAGGTCGAGAGCTATCTGAAAGCGCCGGTCGCGCTGAAGCCGCTCGCCACCATCACGGTCGTCATTCCGACCGACGACGTGCGCGGCGGGACCGGCGCCAATTTCATCGTCGATTGGGCCGCCACAGGCGAGATCGCCGAGCCCGTGGTCGAGGCCCTGATGGTTGGCGGCGTCGCCAATGCGCATTACGCTTTCATCAGCCAGGGCCGTCCAACGAGGACTGTCGGCAAGAAGTAAAGCAGGTCCGAAGCGGCCCGCATCGAGGACGTCGGCCGCGGCTTTGAGCCAGCGTTGTCGCGACCTCGAATCGAAATCGCGAAAACAACCCCATGCACAGTAGCCGTGCCAGTCAAATCAAGGCCCTGTTGATACGCCCGATAAAGATACGGATTTTACGAATTCCGTTTGACGCGTCGGGCAAAACACTGGCATGATGATATCCTCGACATCGCGCCGCCCGGCCGGCACCAGGCCGACCGCCCAATAAGAACAACGCTCAATAAGAACAACGAGGAGCGCTCCCATGACGTCCAGCTTCGATTTCGCGCCCCTGTTTGCTGCAGGGCTGCCGGCCCCTTCCGCGCGCTGGACCGGCCTTGCCAAATACAGCTTTGTCGGCGGCAACAACGATTCCGAGCAGGTTCCGCTCGACGAGCTGATCGAGGCCGCCAACCAGGCCCTGCAACGCGAGGGGCGCTCGCTCGCCACTTACGGGCTGGCGCATGGCCCGCAGGGGTACGTTCCCTTGCGCGAATTCCTGGTGACAAAACTGAAGCGCGATGCCGGCATCCGCTGCACGGTCGACGATCTCATGATCGTCTCCGGCTCGCTGCAGGCGCTCGACCTCGTCAACAGCACGCTGCTGTCGCGCGGCGATACCGTGATCGTCGAGCAGGAGACGTATCAGGGAGCGCTGCAGCGGCTGACGCGGCTGGGCGTCAACACCGTCGGCATTCCCCTCGACGAGGACGGCATGCGGATGGATGCGCTGGCCGCCACGCTCGCCGACCTGAAGGGCCGCGGTATCCGGCCGAAATACATCTACACCATCCCGACCGTGCAAAACCCGACCGGCAGCATCATGCCGGAGAGCCGCCGCACCGAGCTGCTGCGCCTGTCGGCCCAATATGGCGTGCCCATCTTCGAGGACGATTGCTATGCCGATCTGGTGTGGTCGGGACAGCGGCCGCCCGCGATCTACGCGATGAGCCAGCATGGCGGCGTGATCCATATCGGCTCGTTCTCGAAGTCGATCGCACCGGCGCTGCGCGTCGGCTTCATCGTGGCGCCCTGGGACGTGATGTCGCGGATGCTGGCACTGAAGACGGATGCGGGATCCGGCGCGCTGGAGCAGATGGTGCTCGCCACCTATTGCCATCCGCATTTCGCCAGCCACGTGCCTGTTCTGACCAGGGCGCTGCGCACCAAGCTCGACACGCTGATGGAGGCCCTCAACGAGCAATTCGGAACTTCAGCCGAATTCGAGGAGCCCAAGGGCGGCATCTTCCTGTGGGTCAAGCTGCCGGCTCAGGTCGACACGCTCAAGCTCTACCAGGCCGCACTCGCCGCCGGCGTCTCGATCAATCCCGGGCCGGAATGGTCGACCAACAAGGGCTATTCAAGCTCGCGCCTGCGGCTGTGCTTTGCGAGCCCCTCGCATCAGCAGATCCGAGATGGCGTGGCCGTGCTGGCCGAAGTCTGCCGCAAGGAGTTCGGCGTGCCGGCCCGCAGTGCCAATGTGGAGAAGCGGGCCTAGGCTGCTGCCTGTGGCTGGCTACCGTGGATCGCGGAGGCCAGTCGCAGCAGCAGGACGATGGAAACGTTGCCCTTGCCGGCCTCGATCTGGGCGATATAACGCTCCGAAATCCCGGAGCGGCGGGCGAGCTCCCGGCGTGACAGCTCGCAGCGGGCACGCGAGGATCGCAAACGCTCGCCCAGTTCGGCCAGAAACGCGGTCTCGGAATAAGGCGGCAGCGCATGGCTACCCGGCAGCACCTCGCCCGCGAAATCCATCACTTGGTTCAGCATCGGTCTATCCACGTTCCGCTTCGGAAGGCGCCATCCTACCGCAGAAGCGTACGGGCTCATTGACGCGGATCAAATTCGGGCGCGATCGCGAGCCGCCGTGGACGAGTGCAACCGGGATGCTACAGTTGGAATTCTTCGAGGCGGGGCCTTTTTAGAACATGACGCGTTGTTTGAGCCGCTGGACTGCGGCGGTGGTGCTTTGGATTGCATTCAGCCCCCTTGGGCATGCCGACACGCTCGCGGCGACGGTCGAGCAATGGGGCCTGCTCGGCTCATGGGCGGTCGACTGCGCAGCCCGCCCCGACCGCGACAAGGGCGCGCTGCTGACTTACGAAATCCGGAAGGACGGCCGAGTGATGTACCGGCGCA
Coding sequences within it:
- a CDS encoding DUF3124 domain-containing protein: MHQMRFLALLAGLLCPLVLVMPARAQGKVDIEQISAGSLTAMPKDELAVSGGFYVPAYSSVAMSQGKLRVDFSVTLSVHNASETQALVIRRIAYFDTAGKQVESYLKAPVALKPLATITVVIPTDDVRGGTGANFIVDWAATGEIAEPVVEALMVGGVANAHYAFISQGRPTRTVGKK
- a CDS encoding helix-turn-helix domain-containing protein codes for the protein MLNQVMDFAGEVLPGSHALPPYSETAFLAELGERLRSSRARCELSRRELARRSGISERYIAQIEAGKGNVSIVLLLRLASAIHGSQPQAAA
- a CDS encoding acyl-CoA dehydrogenase, which gives rise to MSVRPQTKDKPAAASFQWDDPFLLDEQLTEDERMVRDTARAYAQDKLLPRVTKAYLEEKTDREIFNEMGELGLIGITLPEEYGCANASYVAYGLVAREIERVDSGYRSMNSVQSSLVMYPIYAYGDENQRKKYLPKLASGEWVGCFGLTEPDAGSDPAGMKTRAEKVSDGYRLTGSKMWISNAPIADVFVIWAKSAEHDNQIRGFVLEKGMKGLSAPKIGSKLSLRASITGEVVMDGVVVPESALLPNVSGLKGPFGCLNRARYGISWGALGAAEDCMHRARQYTLDRKQFGKPLAATQLVQKKLADMETEIALGLQGSLRVGRLMDEGKFAPEMISIMKRNNCGKALDIARVARDMHGGNGISAEFHVMRHVHNLETVNTYEGTHDVHALILGRAITGIQAFF
- a CDS encoding PLP-dependent aminotransferase family protein: MTSSFDFAPLFAAGLPAPSARWTGLAKYSFVGGNNDSEQVPLDELIEAANQALQREGRSLATYGLAHGPQGYVPLREFLVTKLKRDAGIRCTVDDLMIVSGSLQALDLVNSTLLSRGDTVIVEQETYQGALQRLTRLGVNTVGIPLDEDGMRMDALAATLADLKGRGIRPKYIYTIPTVQNPTGSIMPESRRTELLRLSAQYGVPIFEDDCYADLVWSGQRPPAIYAMSQHGGVIHIGSFSKSIAPALRVGFIVAPWDVMSRMLALKTDAGSGALEQMVLATYCHPHFASHVPVLTRALRTKLDTLMEALNEQFGTSAEFEEPKGGIFLWVKLPAQVDTLKLYQAALAAGVSINPGPEWSTNKGYSSSRLRLCFASPSHQQIRDGVAVLAEVCRKEFGVPARSANVEKRA
- a CDS encoding MBL fold metallo-hydrolase, with product MSDNDDVPFNRNFPLKAGVVEQVRPGVRRVLCNNPSPFTFTGTVSYIVGTGNVAIIDPGPDDEAHAAALLDAVRGETVSHIFVTHTHRDHSPNTARIKQATGAPVYAEGPHRASRPRFESEKHNPESGSDRDFTPDIRIADGDVVEGDGWRLEAVATPGHTANHLAFAWPERKFNFVGDHVMGWSTSIVAPPDGSMIDYMDSLDRLAAREEDLYFSGHGPEIPEGQRFVRFLVRHRKAREASILHRLAKGEADIPTMVRAIYIGIDPRLTTAAGYSVLAHLEDLVARGIVATDGDPVIGGTYRMANV
- the ribB gene encoding 3,4-dihydroxy-2-butanone-4-phosphate synthase translates to MPDTVQEVLQAFAKGELVVVTDDEDREGEGDLIVAASFCTAEKMAFIIRHTSGIVCAPITTEDARRLRLDPMVAHNDSAHTTAFTVSIDYKPDGGTGISAEERASCCRALSNPNAGANDFARPGHIFPLIAKDGGVLLRSGHTEAAVDLCKLSGLPPVGVISELMNDDGSVMKGEQVAQFAARHKLKHVTIADMIAYRQAREKLIERVSTFTTDSPIGPLQGYAYRSPFDSIAHVAFVYNGVGDGKNVLTRFHKPNIVKDTFTGHKRMAAVLEHFKKSGRGVLVYLRDGAAGVPVSPLPDETATEADRNRQWREVGVGAQILRDLGVTSIRHLTSSVHDYKGLSGFGIEIVANEQLES